In Halothermothrix orenii H 168, the sequence TTACGGTAACCCTGGGTGTAAACCGGTCATTTGATTTTGAAAAGGAGAATAAAGCCCATGAAGCATTAATAATGGCTGTAGGTGACTGGAGCTGTATATTCTTTGCCAAGGTTATAAGTAACTTAACCCTGTTATTTGTTGTAGAAGCAATTATAATACCGCTGTACATAATATTTAACGATATCAGGTTTGACTTCAATTACGGATTCTTTTTATTAACATTAATTCTCGGGAGCTGTGGCTTGTCTCTGATAGGAACCCTGTTAAATTCAATTATTTTACAGATTAGAGGCTCCAAGCTTTTATTACCTGTGTTGCTTTTTCCACTATCCATTCCCCTTTTTATTGCTGTAACTGAATGTACCAAAGCCTCACTTATAGCAGGTTATATTCCAGTACGGTGGGTTAATTTTCTGATTCTCTTTGATTTAATACATTTTTTGATACCATTATTTATCTTTGATTATATCATGGAAAACTAAATGGGGGTAAAGCCATGAAGGATAAGGTTAATTCTATACTTCTGATTATACTTATTTTCACAATGTTAACCAACCTGTATCTTATATTTTACTATGCCCCCCTGGAAAAGGTGATGGGGGTGGTTCAGAAGATATTTTATTTTCATGTTGCGTCTGCCTGGATTGGTTTTCTGGCTCTGGCAGTTGTTTTTGCATCTAATATTCTCTACCTCAGATGTGGCCGGAAAAAGTGGAGTCAGTTGTCACTGGCTTCTGCCGAGATAGGGGTTGTTTTTATAAGTATAGTCCTGATTACCGGTCCTTTATGGGCAAAGCCTGTCTGGAATACCTGGTGGACCTGGGATCCCAGGTTAACGACAACTCTTATTCTATGGTTTATGTATGTAGCCTATCTTATCTTACATGGTGGCCGGGAAAAGAATGAAAAGAGAGAACGACTGGCAGCTGTTTACGGGATTATAGCCTTTATCAATGTCCCCCTGGTTTTTTTCTCTATAAGATGGTGGCGGACTATCCACCCGGTAGTTATTTCAACATCAGGTATAAGTATAACCGGAGAAATGTTATTTACCCTTCTTTTCAGTCTTGCTACCTTTACGTTATTATATGTTTATTTGCTCAAAACAAGGTGCAGGGGAATTAAGCTGGCTTATAAAATTGATTTATTAAAAGAAAGAATAGGAGGGTATTAACTTGTCTTACTTAGTAATTGCCTATGGATTTATCTGGCTATTGATTCTGGGTTACATATTCTTTATAAACAGACAGCAGATTCGACTGGAACGGGAGTTAGAAATAATGGAAGAAAGACTCAAAAAGGTTAAGGGCAGTAACAGCCTCTAAGACGGGGGGTTATTTATATGGCCGAGGTCGAAATGTCCTTTGTAGAACACCTGGAAGAGCTCCGAAAAAGAATCCTTATATCTATATCACTGGTATTAATATTTTCCATAGCTTCATATTTTTTTGTTCCTGATATTATTAAATTTTTAACAAAACCGGTCGGAACCAGATTAGTATACCTGGCCCCCACAGAAGCCTTTTTTACCCAACTAAAAGTTGCTTTCTTCAGTGGTCTTTTACTGGCCTTTCCTTTTATTATCTATCAGATATGGAGGTTTATCAGCCCTGCCTTTACGGAAAACAGACAAAAGTTTATTTCATGGCTTGTTCCACTATCATGTTTATTTTTTGCCGGTGGGCTTATTTTTGGTTACTTTGTAGTAGTCAGGTTTGGGCTTAAATTCTTAATGAGGTTTGCCACAGATAGCCTCAATCCCATGTTTTCGCTGGGTAAGTTTATTTCATTTGTTACCGGGGTTATGATCCCTTTTGGTCTTATTTTTCAGATGCCTATAATAATAATACCCCTGGTAAAGTTGAATTTAATCGATCATAAATTTTTAAAAAAACAGAGGAAGTATGTCCTGCTAATCATTTTTATTCTGGCGGCTATCCTTACCCCTCCTGATGTTATTTCCCAGGTAATGATGGCCTTACCATTAATCCTGTTATATGAAGTCAGTATTATATGGGCAAGGATTATAGAATAGATAGCATTTTCCCCAAAAATTATATATGAGGGGGTTTTCACTAATTGTTCCCCTGAAAGATACATTACTGCATTTGTGTTAACAGCCGTGTATAGAAGGGGTTAATTAATTGTTATCCTGTAAATATATTAAAAATAAATGTATAAAAGGAGGTGGGGTTATAAACAGAGTCATAAAATGAAATATATAACCGGTCAGCGGGAGAAATATTTAATCAGTATATGGGAGAAAAACTGTCTGTGAAGAAAGAGGAATAAAAAACTGGAGGTGTAGAGTAGTGGAAGAAAAGAATAATAAAATTTCCAGGAAACAGTTTTTAACAACTGTCGGCGGTCTGGCGGCCGGAGCTGTTCTGGCAGGTTCGGGTTTGAGTCTCCTTGATTCTGAGGTAAAGGCTGAAAAATTACCTGAATACCCATGGACAAAATACTTTGCTAAAAAATTAAATGTTGAAACTGTCAGGAAAAAGGCTACCCAGTACTATCATGAAGGTAATCATTGTGCCGAAGCTTCCTTCAGGGCCCTGGTTGAAGAGCTGGGGGCACCCTTTAGTAATGTGCCTTCCCAGGTTTTATGGTTCGGAGCAGGCGGGGGAGCCGGCTGGGCTACCCTGTGTGGGGCAGTAAACGGAGGCTCTGCAGCAATATCCCTTGTTTATGGCAGAAGCAAAATCACCATGGCGTTAGTAAATGAACTATTTGGCTGGTATAGTGAAACCCCCTTACCCCTTAATAGTGAGGTAAATAGTGTAGCTGGTACCCCATTATGCCATTCTTCTGTGAGTAACTGGTGTGAGGCATCAGGATTAAAGGCAGATTCTAAAAAGAGATCAAAAAGATGTGGCCTGTTAACTGGCGATACAACAGCGAAGGCAGCAGAACTGCTCAATGCCCAGCTGGCAGGTAAATTTGTTGCTACATATACAATCCCTAAAGAAGCCCAGGAATGTATGAACTGTCATGTTGCCGGTGATTTAAAAGATACCAGGGGTAAGATGGACTGCCTGGATTGCCATGAGGGACACTAATAGAGGGGGAATATAAAAATGTTTGGAATGGGACCAGTAGAATTAATTCTTGTTTTATTTATTGCCCTGATAATATTTGGCCCGGGAAAGATTCCAGAAATCGGGGAAGCGATCGGTAAAGGTATAAGTAAATTTAAATCTGCTGCCAAAGAAGCAGAAGAAACAGTAAATATCAAAAGTGATGATAAGGAAGAAAAATAGAGATATATAAAACGGAAAGGTGTTAGCCTTTCCGTTTTTGTTTACGACATGGATTTTTATATTTTAAAAGAAGATGTTAGCCATAATGATGGGTAGAGTCATGTTAACAAGATTATGTAAGCAAAAATAAAAATATCAATCATTAAAATAAATTATATCGATATCTACAAAACTAAAATAGTAAAGGATGATTTTTACCTGTGAATTAAATTATATTTTTATCTAATAATAATTAATAATATCAAATAACACAAATAAAAAGGAAGATATACATGGAATATTTCAGGGTATTTTGGCAGGGTTCAGTTGGTTTTTTCGCAATTCTATTTCTGGCAAGAATAAGTGGAAAACAACAGATTGCCCAGTTGACCTTCCTTGATTATATCGTAGCCATTACAGCTGGGTCAATTGCCAGTTCTTTAACAATTATCGCTGTTAATGATTTTGGACCAACTTTAGTGGGCCTGTTAACCTGGTTTTTCTGGAGCCTGGTTATTGGCTTTATATCCATGAAATCAAGACTGCTCAATAAAATATTTCATGGAACCCCAACTGTTGTCATCCAGAATGGAAAAATTTTAGAAAAAACATAAGTAAGTTGCCTAATTATCAGATAGAAGATTTGAGAGCTCAGCTGCGGGACAAGGGTATATTCAGGATGGCTGATGTGGAATTTGCTATTTTAGAAACAAGTGGCCAACTGAGTGTTCTTAAAAAATCACAACAACAACCTGTAACCAGGAATGATCTTAATTTACAGACAAATTATGAGGGTCTATCCAGAAAGATTATTTTTGAAGGTAAAATTATGAAGGATAAGTTAAGGGAACTCAATTTAACAGAGAAATGGTTGAAGGATGAACTAAAAAAACAGGGTATTACCGATATAAAGGATGTTATGTATGCCGCCCTTGATACCCAGGGTAATTTATTTGTAGACAAATATCATGATGAAACCGATAATATAAAAGACTTTTAATGTGTAAAAGTTTTATGATAATCAAATATGTGGAGATAATTTTTCTTCGATGATTTTTTTTACTTTCATTACAGCCTTTTGTACTGATTTTGAAAGTTTAGTACCTAAAGTTATTCTTTCTGGCTCAATTCCATAGATAGTAATTTTATGCGGATAGCCTGTCATTGATTGACCCATTTTTATAACATCAAAAAGGGAAAACCCATGGAGATCAGGGTTGGTGGATTTTTTTAAGTCATCCAGACAGAGTCTATAGATTGTGCCTGGACTTTTACCTCCATATATAGCATCTATAGCTATTACCTCTTTGGAAAGGCTTATTTCTTTCAGATAGTTTATAGGTGCAGTACCGGCATCAATTAAGGATACATCTGGTGGTATTTTTTTTGACTCCAATTCCTTAATTAAATGAATTCCGACCCCATCATCCCCCATAATATAATTACCCACCCCAACAATAATAATTTGATATTTACACTTATTTCCTCCCATATTATCATTAGTATGCAAGTTAAAGCATAATATAACTTACAAAGGAATTAAATGAGGTGTATTATTGTGAAGAAAAAAGACTATGTTAATCTCTGTCGTTCTTTAAAGACTGAGGGGAGTCATCAATTATCAAGAGAAATTTTAAGAGTGGTCAGGGACTTTCGGAGTAACAATGGCAAAAAATTACCTGTTATCTGGATTGAAACCAACGATAGTGGTGATAATAATATTTCTTTTATGAACACAACCTATCCCTATCTTGATCAGGTTTTTGAAGATATTATAGATCTTTATTATAGTAATACCTTTATGGCAGCCCAGGGAGAGGATGCCTATCAAATATTAAAAAAAGTGGCTTTACGCGAAAAAAGAGAGTTTACCCTTGTTGTTGAGGGGGCTATTCCTCTGAAAGCAAACGGTCGGTATAATATTACCTTTATTACTGATGAAGGTCCGGTAACAGCAGTTGAGTTAGTAAGATGGCTTGGAGAGCTGGCAAAATATGCAGTGGCGGTAGGAACCTGTGCCAGTTTTGGTGGAGCATCAGCAGCCTCTCCAAATATTACCGGTAGTGTAGCTCTTGGAGATGTATTAGACCGGCAAATAATAAATGTAAGTGGTTGCCCCATAAACCCTGATTGGTTTGTTGGTACACTGGCTCATCTACAGATGTACGGTCTACCGGATCTGGATAGACTGGGGAGGCCTGAACTTTTTTATCAGTTTACTGTTCACCGTCATTGCCAACGGCGTTCCTATTTTGATGATGGAAATTTCGCTGAAGAGCTGGGAGACATTGAATGTATGTTCAGTCAGGGTTGTGTGGGCCCCAGAACAGGTGCTGACTGTCCTTACCGTTTATGGGATAATCATGTTAGTTATCCTATCAAAGTTAATACACCCTGTATAGGTTGTACTAATGAAGATTTCCCCGATGGGTCTTCACCGTTTTTTGTCCCCTTACCCTTGAAAAGGCAAGAAGATGAAGAAGTAACCCCTGGAAGGGATGGGGATAAGATAAATGGGTTTAAAGATAGTAAAGATACCTGTGGGGATGATACTGATGGTTAAAAAAATTACATTTAGTCCGGTAACAAGGTTAAGTGGACTTTTGTCAGTTGAAATTGTTGTTGATAGAGGGAAAATAGTGAATGCCCGTACAAGAGGAACCATGTTCAGAGGTTATGAGTGGATTATGCGAGGAAGAAAGGTAACAGATGCTGTTTATATGACCCAGAGGATCTGTGGTATTTGTTCCCTGGCCCATGGGGCTGTTGGAAGTTATTTGCTTGATGAACTTTATGGGAATATCATATCTGAAAATGCTCAGTATCTAAGAAATATTATGTTTGCGGCAGATTTTTTACAAAACCATATCAGGCATTTTTATTTTTTTGGCCTTCCCGATTTTGTTAAAATGCCTGAAAAACCACCTTTTCTGGGGCAGGACCTTAATGACCTTCGTTTAAATAGGGAAGACAATCGACGACTGGTTGATAATTATTACAAGGCTGTTAAAGCAGCTCAGGAAAGTCATCAGTTACTGGCCCTGTTTGGTGGCAAGATACCGAACCAGCATAGTTTTGTCCACGGAGGGGTAACGGTAGCCCCGACCGCTGACAAGATTAACCAGGCAAAAGCTCTAATTGAAAGTATTCAACAATTTGTTCAGGGGTGTATGATACCGGATACTGAATTAATTTCCCGGGCTTACAGGGATTATTTTCAGATCGGTGTTACCCCTCTTCGACTAATATCTTTTGGTCTTTTTCCTTTTGGTCCACAAAATGACGATTATTTATGGCCCCCCGGTGTCATTATCAATAATGAATTTGAGCTACCTCAGGTAGAATTTATTGAAGAACAGGTACCTTACTCCTATTATGAGGCGAATGATGAAGGCGAAAATGTATTCAATCAATACCCGGAACCTGCTCCCTTTAAACCAGAAGCCTATAGTTATATAAAAACTGTTCTGTATAAAGGCCAACACTTTGAAACAGGGCCATATGCCAGGGGAGTTATCCGTGGAGATTATAGGGGAAGGGCTTCGACCATGGATAGAATTGTGGCCCGTTCCCTGGAGGCATTGAAGCTGGCTGGTTTTATCAGGGAATGGTTGACCAGACTGGAACCTGGACCTCCACCTTTAAATCAAAATGAAGAACCGGTTAAAGATAGGGCTGTGGCTACTACTGGAGCTATGCGGGGAGCCCTTCTACACAGTGCTATAATCGAAGGTGAAGAAGTAAAAAGTTATAATGTCATCACCCCAACCACCTGGAATTTCTCACCGAGGGATAAAAATGGGAATCCTGGTCCGGTAGAAAGGGCCTTAATTGGTACTGAAATTCCCGGGGGAGCAATGTTGGAGACCATTGTTGGCAGGATAATTCGGTCCTTTGATCCCTGTATATCCTGTGGTACCCATGTCTATAGTATTGACGGTAAATTGCAGAAGAAAATAGAATTTTGAAAGTAGTGGTTAAATTGCATGAAATGTCTGTCATGGGGGAGATTTTTTCAATAATAAACAGTAATGTAGCTAAATACAGACTTAAAAGAGTAACAAAAGTAGTGGTCAGAGTTGGGGAAATGACCTGCCTTAATGATGAAGCACTGGATTTTGCTTTTCAGGTATTTGCTGAGGATACCGTAGCTGAAGGAGCCGAACTTATTATTAATAAAGAAAAAGCCAGGGCAAGATGCCATCACTGTGGTCATATTTTTGAAATAACCTATACTGATAAGTTATGCCCCCATTGTCAAAGTTACAGTGATAATATTGTAAATGGGTATGAATTATATCTTGATAAAGTGGAGGGGGAGATAGATGAAAACGATTAAAATAAATAAAAAAATCCTGAGCAAAAATGAAGAAAAGGCTACAGAAATCAGGGCATATCTTAATGAGAAAAAGGTCAGGATGTTAAATCTGGTGGGGTCACCGGGGGCCGGAAAAACAACTATTTTAGAAAAAATAATTGAAAAGTTTGATAACACAAGGAAGATTGTTGTTATTGAAGGAGATTTATATACTACCAGAGATGCTGAAAGATTAAAAAAATATGAAATACAGGTTGTTCAAATTAATACAATGGGTGCCTGTCACCTGGAAGCTGGTATGGTCTGGCAGGCCTTAAAAGAAGTAAATCTGGAAGAAATTGATTTTCTAATTATAGAAAATGTCGGTAATCTAGTTTGTACCGCTTCCTATGATCTAGGAGAGAATATCAGAGCTACTGTGCTTAGTGTACCGGAGGGGAATGATAAACTTCTTAAATATCCTGTTATCTTTCAAAGAGCAGATTTAATAATAATAAATAAAATAGATTTATTACCCTATACTGATTTTTCCTTAGAAGAAATTGAAAAAGACTTAAAGCAAATTAACAAAAATGCCCCGGTTTTTAAATTGTCAGGGAAGACAGGAGCA encodes:
- a CDS encoding C-GCAxxG-C-C family protein, with protein sequence MEEKNNKISRKQFLTTVGGLAAGAVLAGSGLSLLDSEVKAEKLPEYPWTKYFAKKLNVETVRKKATQYYHEGNHCAEASFRALVEELGAPFSNVPSQVLWFGAGGGAGWATLCGAVNGGSAAISLVYGRSKITMALVNELFGWYSETPLPLNSEVNSVAGTPLCHSSVSNWCEASGLKADSKKRSKRCGLLTGDTTAKAAELLNAQLAGKFVATYTIPKEAQECMNCHVAGDLKDTRGKMDCLDCHEGH
- a CDS encoding Sec-independent protein translocase subunit TatA/TatB — its product is MFGMGPVELILVLFIALIIFGPGKIPEIGEAIGKGISKFKSAAKEAEETVNIKSDDKEEK
- the hypB gene encoding hydrogenase nickel incorporation protein HypB gives rise to the protein MKTIKINKKILSKNEEKATEIRAYLNEKKVRMLNLVGSPGAGKTTILEKIIEKFDNTRKIVVIEGDLYTTRDAERLKKYEIQVVQINTMGACHLEAGMVWQALKEVNLEEIDFLIIENVGNLVCTASYDLGENIRATVLSVPEGNDKLLKYPVIFQRADLIIINKIDLLPYTDFSLEEIEKDLKQINKNAPVFKLSGKTGAGLDKLCFFLEENLT
- a CDS encoding hydrogenase small subunit, encoding MKKKDYVNLCRSLKTEGSHQLSREILRVVRDFRSNNGKKLPVIWIETNDSGDNNISFMNTTYPYLDQVFEDIIDLYYSNTFMAAQGEDAYQILKKVALREKREFTLVVEGAIPLKANGRYNITFITDEGPVTAVELVRWLGELAKYAVAVGTCASFGGASAASPNITGSVALGDVLDRQIINVSGCPINPDWFVGTLAHLQMYGLPDLDRLGRPELFYQFTVHRHCQRRSYFDDGNFAEELGDIECMFSQGCVGPRTGADCPYRLWDNHVSYPIKVNTPCIGCTNEDFPDGSSPFFVPLPLKRQEDEEVTPGRDGDKINGFKDSKDTCGDDTDG
- a CDS encoding cytochrome c biogenesis protein, with product MKDKVNSILLIILIFTMLTNLYLIFYYAPLEKVMGVVQKIFYFHVASAWIGFLALAVVFASNILYLRCGRKKWSQLSLASAEIGVVFISIVLITGPLWAKPVWNTWWTWDPRLTTTLILWFMYVAYLILHGGREKNEKRERLAAVYGIIAFINVPLVFFSIRWWRTIHPVVISTSGISITGEMLFTLLFSLATFTLLYVYLLKTRCRGIKLAYKIDLLKERIGGY
- a CDS encoding heme exporter protein CcmB codes for the protein MNSYFKNLWILYLKDLKCEFRSIDNMASTIVFGLMVTFIISLSLQNLDMESINIFPSLLWVVVLFTVTLGVNRSFDFEKENKAHEALIMAVGDWSCIFFAKVISNLTLLFVVEAIIIPLYIIFNDIRFDFNYGFFLLTLILGSCGLSLIGTLLNSIILQIRGSKLLLPVLLFPLSIPLFIAVTECTKASLIAGYIPVRWVNFLILFDLIHFLIPLFIFDYIMEN
- a CDS encoding CcmD family protein, with amino-acid sequence MSYLVIAYGFIWLLILGYIFFINRQQIRLERELEIMEERLKKVKGSNSL
- a CDS encoding hydrogenase maturation protease, whose translation is MGGNKCKYQIIIVGVGNYIMGDDGVGIHLIKELESKKIPPDVSLIDAGTAPINYLKEISLSKEVIAIDAIYGGKSPGTIYRLCLDDLKKSTNPDLHGFSLFDVIKMGQSMTGYPHKITIYGIEPERITLGTKLSKSVQKAVMKVKKIIEEKLSPHI
- a CDS encoding DUF421 domain-containing protein, with the translated sequence MEYFRVFWQGSVGFFAILFLARISGKQQIAQLTFLDYIVAITAGSIASSLTIIAVNDFGPTLVGLLTWFFWSLVIGFISMKSRLLNKIFHGTPTVVIQNGKILEKT
- a CDS encoding nickel-dependent hydrogenase large subunit, whose product is MGLKIVKIPVGMILMVKKITFSPVTRLSGLLSVEIVVDRGKIVNARTRGTMFRGYEWIMRGRKVTDAVYMTQRICGICSLAHGAVGSYLLDELYGNIISENAQYLRNIMFAADFLQNHIRHFYFFGLPDFVKMPEKPPFLGQDLNDLRLNREDNRRLVDNYYKAVKAAQESHQLLALFGGKIPNQHSFVHGGVTVAPTADKINQAKALIESIQQFVQGCMIPDTELISRAYRDYFQIGVTPLRLISFGLFPFGPQNDDYLWPPGVIINNEFELPQVEFIEEQVPYSYYEANDEGENVFNQYPEPAPFKPEAYSYIKTVLYKGQHFETGPYARGVIRGDYRGRASTMDRIVARSLEALKLAGFIREWLTRLEPGPPPLNQNEEPVKDRAVATTGAMRGALLHSAIIEGEEVKSYNVITPTTWNFSPRDKNGNPGPVERALIGTEIPGGAMLETIVGRIIRSFDPCISCGTHVYSIDGKLQKKIEF
- a CDS encoding DUF421 domain-containing protein, whose translation is MPNYQIEDLRAQLRDKGIFRMADVEFAILETSGQLSVLKKSQQQPVTRNDLNLQTNYEGLSRKIIFEGKIMKDKLRELNLTEKWLKDELKKQGITDIKDVMYAALDTQGNLFVDKYHDETDNIKDF
- the hypA gene encoding hydrogenase maturation nickel metallochaperone HypA, producing the protein MSVMGEIFSIINSNVAKYRLKRVTKVVVRVGEMTCLNDEALDFAFQVFAEDTVAEGAELIINKEKARARCHHCGHIFEITYTDKLCPHCQSYSDNIVNGYELYLDKVEGEIDEND
- the tatC gene encoding twin-arginine translocase subunit TatC encodes the protein MAEVEMSFVEHLEELRKRILISISLVLIFSIASYFFVPDIIKFLTKPVGTRLVYLAPTEAFFTQLKVAFFSGLLLAFPFIIYQIWRFISPAFTENRQKFISWLVPLSCLFFAGGLIFGYFVVVRFGLKFLMRFATDSLNPMFSLGKFISFVTGVMIPFGLIFQMPIIIIPLVKLNLIDHKFLKKQRKYVLLIIFILAAILTPPDVISQVMMALPLILLYEVSIIWARIIE